The window TGCCATCCACTGGGCCAGAGGGTTCATAAACGGGGAAAGGACGAGATTCAGCCTTGCGTCCCCGGCAGCAATAAAGTCATCCAGTGAGGAATCCGGCGCCAAAAAGCGCAAGAGAACGCCCCTGTGTTCCAGAAATTCAATCAGATGGGGCATGGGAACGTGTTCTTCCAGTCTGCTGCGGCCAAGTACATTGACGGTGGTTCCCTTGTTGACAGCCTTTTCCATGGTTTTTCCCATTGCCAGAAGGGTTTTCCAATATCCGGGTTCATAGCCGCCGCATTTGAAGTTTCCAAGAGGCAGATGGATGAGTTTTGCATTTACCTCCTGCTGCATCTCATGGCAGATGCTTTCTATGTCCTCTCCGATCAGTTCCGGCACACAGGTGGCAAGGAGCAAAATGAGCCTTGCGCCTGCTTTATCCATCTCCGCGATGGCTTTCATCAGCCCTTTGCGGAATCCAAACACCACTTCCTTGCTGTCCAGGACGTAATTCCAATGGAAAGCCTCATCTCCGTAAGGAGAGGAAAGGGGCACGCTGCGGCTGTAGTACCCGCATTCAGAGGTGCCGATAATCAGCGTGGACACGCCTCTTATTTTTACGGCCAGGGACAATGCCGTGTGCATGGGGCAGTGTACGCCGGGAAAGGCGGCGGGTGTGAGCTGCCGGACAGCCGTCATGCTCCTGACAGCTGAAAGGCATTTTAAATGTTTGATGTCGTTCATGACTGTCCTCCTTCCAGCAGAAGACGGGCCAGCTTCCTGTAATTCTCCGCCATAAGGCTTTCCGGGAAGGCTTCAACCACTGTTTTTCCCTGATCTTCTGCAAGCTGCACATAAGGGTCCCGGGGGATGTGAAAAAGGATGGAGGCGTCTATTTCATCAGCGGCCTTCTGCACAAGCTCTTCCTCGCCCTCAAAGTTTTTTGCGTTGAAAATCAAGCCGCGCAGGCCGGCATAGCCTCTGGGGGCAAAGCTCTTGACCGCATGCGCGATATTGGCGGCAGCGTAAAGGCTCATCATTTCTCCTGAGGTAACAATGCACACCTCATCTGCATAGCCGCCCCGGATGGGCATGGCAAATCCTCCGCACACAACATCACCCAATACGTCGTACAGCACCACATCAGGGGAAAACACGCCATAGGCATCCAGCTCTTCCAGCTTTTCAAATGCTGTGATAATACCCCGGCCGGCGCAGCCCACCCCGGGAACCGGCCCGCCGGATTCCACACATAAAACTCCGGTACCGCTTTTAAACACAATATCGTCAAGCTCTGCATCCCCCTTGTCCCGCAAGGTGTCCAGCACGGTGGGGATGTTTTTCCCGCCCGTTAAATTCCGGGTGGAATCGGCCTTGGGATCACAGCCGATCTGCAGTACGGTAAGTCCCATTTTTGCCATGGCGGCAGAGATGTTGGAAACCGTAGTGGACTTTCCGATCCCGCCTTTGCCATAAATTGCAATTCGTTTCATAATATTAACTCCCTTGTCAAATTAAATGGTATGAGATGCAGGCAGGCCTGCCGGTACGGGGATCGGAGGCTGTTTTTGCAACAATGCTTCCGTCCCGGACCGCAATGAGAAAGCTTCGTGACGACCGGTTATCATTTGATTGTATTCACCAGCTTTTCGGCAGTCAGGCCCATGGCCAGGGGGCCAAAGGTGTTAAGGGAATCATCAAAATAAACCACATTGCCGTTTTTCACGGCATCCATGTTCAGCCAGACTGATGAAGCTTCCAGTTTTCCCGTGCGCTTCCAAGGTCCATGATTTCTGCAGTTTCATCATAGGGGATCAGTGTTTCATATGTTTCCAGCGCCTGCTGGGCTGTTCCAACGGAAGCGCCTGCCGAAGCGGTGACCGGGGTGCCGAGAGCAAAGAAATATTCTAAGTAGTTGGAGTGGAGAATGGCAATGCGCCGGGGTTCTAAAGCCAGGGTGATTTCATGACCGCCGGCATCGGTGATGGTGCGGGGCCAAGAGGTTTCCTGTGAAATGCCGGGAGCCTGGGATACGGAAGAATTCGGCGCGCCGGTGCTTTCAGACTGCCCCGGTGCGGAAGATTTTTGCGGCTGTGATCCGTTTGAACAAGCAGATAAAAGCCCGGCAGATAAAATGAGTGCCAGTAAAAGAGAACTATGTTTTTTCAATGTAACACCTCCTGAATTATTGGTTAGACAGAACTAACTTCCGGTTAACTATATCAAAGTCAGGTGCTGGTGTGAATGGCTTTATCCATAATTTATATGGACATATCCTGAATTTTAAATAGAAGCATGAAAAAGCGCCGGTGCACAAACGCCGGCGCTTTCTTTGGGAAAGAGGCTTATTCTT of the Lacrimispora indolis DSM 755 genome contains:
- a CDS encoding nitrogenase component 1, translated to MNDIKHLKCLSAVRSMTAVRQLTPAAFPGVHCPMHTALSLAVKIRGVSTLIIGTSECGYYSRSVPLSSPYGDEAFHWNYVLDSKEVVFGFRKGLMKAIAEMDKAGARLILLLATCVPELIGEDIESICHEMQQEVNAKLIHLPLGNFKCGGYEPGYWKTLLAMGKTMEKAVNKGTTVNVLGRSRLEEHVPMPHLIEFLEHRGVLLRFLAPDSSLDDFIAAGDARLNLVLSPFMNPLAQWMAKEHDTPFVSLHDVYSVREIDETYSQIGWHLGLEIQQQFTGQMTEAKIAEKTAKASLKNLQYISANIGTVQPLPLSAYLWELGMSPIMIHMAEFYPSDTEWKAKLTGQEVNPIICLMLNEQADMQIIQALCPDMVIGDWGGRQQKQPPSVPMLDLYGHVGYERTTAMVERIIRAAGKGKEGSANGTA
- a CDS encoding AAA family ATPase, with product MKRIAIYGKGGIGKSTTVSNISAAMAKMGLTVLQIGCDPKADSTRNLTGGKNIPTVLDTLRDKGDAELDDIVFKSGTGVLCVESGGPVPGVGCAGRGIITAFEKLEELDAYGVFSPDVVLYDVLGDVVCGGFAMPIRGGYADEVCIVTSGEMMSLYAAANIAHAVKSFAPRGYAGLRGLIFNAKNFEGEEELVQKAADEIDASILFHIPRDPYVQLAEDQGKTVVEAFPESLMAENYRKLARLLLEGGQS
- a CDS encoding ABC transporter substrate-binding protein; translated protein: MKKHSSLLLALILSAGLLSACSNGSQPQKSSAPGQSESTGAPNSSVSQAPGISQETSWPRTITDAGGHEITLALEPRRIAILHSNYLEYFFALGTPVTASAGASVGTAQQALETYETLIPYDETAEIMDLGSARENWKLHQSG